From the Streptomyces sp. Sge12 genome, the window TGGACTGGCGCAGCGGCATGGCCATCTGGCTCACCTCCTGGGGAGCAGCAACGAACGGTGCCATTCATGAAACGCGGGCAGTACGGCACGCAGGACACGGAAGGCCGATATTCCCCCGCGAACCGTGCCGATACGGACGAGCTCGTGCTCCGGAGCGTCCACGATCACCCGGACGGCCGCAACCGGGCGGTCACCGCCCCGGGTGGCGGCCCACAGGGTGGCCGCGGACTCCATGTCGACCGCGATCGCGCCGGTGGCGCGCAGCTGCGCGCGCTCTTGGCCGCGGACGACGTGGTCGGATCCGGTCAGCGCGCCGGTGTGCACGGTCCGGCCCGGGGCGGCCCGGGCCAGTGCTTCGGCGAGCAGGGCACTGCCGGTGCACGGGACGGTCCCGTGCGGATCCCGGGTCTCCTCGGCGACGACCAGGTCACCGGGGTGCATGCCGGGGACCAGCCCGGCGCAGAACCCGGTCGCGAGGACGGCGGCCCGGTCCATCCCGGGCCGCCCCAGTGCCCGGCCGACGGCCCGCTCGGCCGCGCTCGGGCCCATCCCGGTGCGCAGCAGGGTGTGCCCGCCGGCCGGCCCGCGGTCCGGCCCGCGCCCGGCGCTGCGCAGCGCGGCCTGCTCGATGCGCAGTGCGCAGGCCACCAGCAGCGGATCGGGACCCGGGGCCCGGGGCCCGCCCGCGGCGGACATCACGCCTCCCCGGCCGGGGAGAACGGTTCTCCGTACAGGTAGCGGCCGAGCGCGGTGAGCGGGAACACCTGCCGGTACAGGTGGTAGTTGATGGAGAAGTCCCAGGGGAAGCCGGTCCCGGTGAAGTACGGCTCGTCCCAGGTGCCGTCCTCCCGCTGGGTCTCCACGAGGTACGCGATGCCCCGCTCGACGGCCTTGCCCTCGCGTTCGCCCGCCGACAGCAGGGCCATCAG encodes:
- a CDS encoding phosphorylase family protein; amino-acid sequence: MSAAGGPRAPGPDPLLVACALRIEQAALRSAGRGPDRGPAGGHTLLRTGMGPSAAERAVGRALGRPGMDRAAVLATGFCAGLVPGMHPGDLVVAEETRDPHGTVPCTGSALLAEALARAAPGRTVHTGALTGSDHVVRGQERAQLRATGAIAVDMESAATLWAATRGGDRPVAAVRVIVDAPEHELVRIGTVRGGISAFRVLRAVLPAFHEWHRSLLLPRR